From the Puniceicoccus vermicola genome, the window GTAGATGCTATGAGCGGATCCGAGGGATCTGCTTTTCTTGGGGCCTCTTCTTTCGGATACTAAACAGGCCCGGGTTAAGAGGACCCGGACCTGAAAAAATGAACCTGAAAGAAAGATTCAAAAAATGAAGTTATACATGGCGCTGGAACTGAGCAATACTAAATGGAAGCTGGCCTTCTCGACGGGAGAGAAGATACGGCTGATCACGATCGAGGCTCGTGATCAGTTGGCCTTTCAATCGGCCCTGAAGGCGACTCGGGACAAGTGGCAGCTAGGCGAAGACATTGAGGTTTTCAGTGTCTACGAAGCGGGCCGGGACGGTTTCTGGATCCACCGCTGGCTGGAGGGGTTGGGGATCAACAACGTCATCGTTGATCCCGCCAGCATTGAGGTGAACCGCCGCAAACGCCGAGCCAAGACTGACCGCCTGGACGCCAAGGCCTTGCTGCGTCAGCTGATTCGCTACCACGGCGGTGAGCATACGCTCTGGTCTGTCGTGCGCGTGCCGAGCGTGGAGCAGGAAGACCTGCGTCGGCGCGAGCGAGAGATCAAGCGACTGAAGAAGGAGATCGGTGCGGGCACAGCCCGGATCAAAAGCCTGCTTGTTTTGCATGGACTTCGCCTCGATTCACTTAGCAAGCTCGATACACGGCTCGATTCGCTGCTCGGTTGGGACAACCGCCCCCTCCCGGAACATATACGCAGCGAGATCGCCCGCGAATACGAACGCGTGGAGTTTGCCCGCACCCAACTCAAGGCTCTGGAACGTGCGCGGACTGCCCGAATCGCAAAGCCCCAAACAAAGGCCGAGCGACAGGCCCACAAGCTCACCCGGCTCAAGGCCGTTGGCGTCATCAGCGCCATGACCTTAAGCGAGGAGTTCTTCAGCTGGCGAGAGTTCCGCAACGTCCGGCAAGTCGGCGCCTGCGCCGGTCTGGATGGCTCCCCCTACGACAGCGGCGACAGCAAGAACGAACAAGGCATCAGTAAAGCCGGCAATGCCAAGGTCCGGGCCCTGATGATCGAGCTGGCCTGGTCGTGGCTGAGGAACCAACCCCAGTCGGATCTGGCCAAATGGTTCGACAACAACTTCGCCAGGGGAAAACGCAGCCGAAGAATCGGCATCGTCGCTCTGGCGCGCAAGCTACTGGTGGCTCTGTGGAAGTACTTGGAAAAAGACGAACTCCCCGCTGGGGCTCTCCTCAAAGAGACTGCCTGAGAACTTTTACCAATCAAACTATCTGAGCTTTATCTGACTTTGGTGGATTGATGGCCCGTTT encodes:
- a CDS encoding IS110 family transposase translates to MKLYMALELSNTKWKLAFSTGEKIRLITIEARDQLAFQSALKATRDKWQLGEDIEVFSVYEAGRDGFWIHRWLEGLGINNVIVDPASIEVNRRKRRAKTDRLDAKALLRQLIRYHGGEHTLWSVVRVPSVEQEDLRRREREIKRLKKEIGAGTARIKSLLVLHGLRLDSLSKLDTRLDSLLGWDNRPLPEHIRSEIAREYERVEFARTQLKALERARTARIAKPQTKAERQAHKLTRLKAVGVISAMTLSEEFFSWREFRNVRQVGACAGLDGSPYDSGDSKNEQGISKAGNAKVRALMIELAWSWLRNQPQSDLAKWFDNNFARGKRSRRIGIVALARKLLVALWKYLEKDELPAGALLKETA